Proteins encoded within one genomic window of Acidicapsa ligni:
- a CDS encoding cytochrome P460 family protein, whose protein sequence is MPNSRAGILTFGGLALGCLFAWGVFCFSSNPSSVSAAVNEISPPAYSLVYDKDGDLAPPMQYRQWVYLTSGLDMSYTPKADSSMSMFDNVFVNPEAWNSFQTTGTWPDKTVLVLEVRGAQSKGSINKSGHFQSGDLMGMEIHVKDESRFPGKWAFFDVASPTKATLIPEKASCYTCHKDHAAVDTTFVQFYPTLLPIAQKKATLSAPYRKEVSPETPNKADAK, encoded by the coding sequence TTGCACTCGGCTGTCTCTTTGCCTGGGGTGTCTTCTGCTTTTCGTCGAACCCCTCTTCTGTCTCCGCCGCGGTCAATGAAATCTCCCCGCCAGCCTACTCCCTTGTCTACGACAAGGATGGCGATCTCGCCCCGCCGATGCAGTACCGCCAGTGGGTCTATCTCACCAGCGGTCTGGACATGAGCTACACGCCGAAAGCTGACAGCAGCATGTCGATGTTCGACAACGTCTTTGTAAATCCAGAGGCGTGGAACAGTTTTCAGACGACCGGCACCTGGCCCGACAAGACGGTGCTGGTGCTAGAGGTCCGCGGGGCTCAATCGAAGGGCTCCATCAATAAGAGCGGCCATTTCCAGAGTGGAGATCTCATGGGAATGGAGATTCACGTGAAAGACGAATCCCGTTTTCCCGGCAAGTGGGCTTTCTTCGATGTCGCCAGCCCGACAAAGGCTACGCTCATTCCCGAGAAAGCGTCCTGCTATACCTGCCATAAGGACCACGCAGCCGTAGACACAACATTCGTTCAGTTCTACCCGACACTACTGCCCATCGCGCAGAAAAAGGCCACGCTAAGCGCCCCCTATCGGAAAGAAGTTTCTCCCGAGACACCCAATAAGGCAGACGCCAAATAG
- a CDS encoding M28 family metallopeptidase produces the protein MHLRSTAIPVLFTVSMAFIAAPLGAQTSAQPLPAAPAHIFGYTDFTAQAKIDADFLAVPDARLAGQHLKTLTAEPHIASSKEDYKTAEYVAARFKEAGLETEIVPYRVLLNQPRKVSFEARSDDGKLLSSGPTREHVSNDPFQDDPRVVMPFNGSSGSGDVTGEVVYANYGRLEDFDKLAEQHIDLHGKIVLVRYGVNFRGVKVYIAEQRGAKGVLIYSDPMDDGYFKGDMYPNGPWRPETGVQRGSVQYLFKYPGDPQTPGVASTVSLPDSARLDPLKTGNQPSIISVPISYHDAAPILEALKGPSVPAGWQGALSFHYHLGGTGVSIHLVSDQDYKVRTIWDVIGKIPGTDNSDDWVVAGNHRDAWVYGAVDPNSGTASMLEAVHGLGVLLKQGWKPKRTIVIGSWDAEEEGLIGSTEWVEEHAKVLEHAVAYFNVDVAVAGPDFGAEAVPSLKQFIREITHEVPSPKGGTVYDQWKLESGHQPGDVNTGHVTRSHAPAEDVRVGDLGSGSDYTPFLQHVGVPSTDIGSHGDYGVYHSVFDNYAWYVQNADPTFVYLQEMARIQGLEILHMADADVLPYDYVTYGKEIVSYLQSVEHIPGATLDFAAAEAAAAGFVQAAEAVRTRQSAPGIDATQLNRQLRATEAAFISEAGLPNRSWYKHTIYAPGEYTGYAAVVIPGVTESIEAKRLTVASQQLEILTQALNRATQTLNTQQ, from the coding sequence ATGCATCTGCGCTCAACAGCTATACCGGTTTTATTTACTGTTTCGATGGCCTTCATCGCAGCGCCGCTCGGTGCGCAAACTTCTGCCCAGCCTCTGCCGGCCGCACCTGCGCATATTTTCGGCTATACCGACTTCACCGCGCAGGCTAAAATCGACGCGGATTTCCTCGCTGTTCCCGATGCCAGACTTGCCGGACAGCATCTCAAGACGCTCACCGCCGAGCCGCACATCGCCAGTTCCAAAGAGGACTATAAGACTGCCGAGTACGTCGCCGCCAGGTTCAAAGAAGCTGGTCTTGAAACCGAGATTGTGCCCTATCGCGTGTTGTTGAATCAGCCGCGAAAAGTCAGCTTTGAGGCCAGGTCAGACGATGGCAAACTGCTCTCCAGCGGACCCACGAGAGAGCATGTCAGCAACGATCCGTTTCAGGATGACCCTCGCGTGGTGATGCCTTTCAATGGCTCATCCGGTTCAGGAGATGTGACTGGAGAGGTCGTCTACGCCAACTACGGACGTCTCGAAGACTTCGATAAACTGGCCGAGCAGCACATCGATCTCCACGGCAAAATCGTCCTGGTTCGATATGGAGTGAACTTTCGCGGGGTGAAGGTCTACATCGCGGAGCAGCGCGGTGCCAAAGGCGTCCTCATCTATTCCGACCCGATGGACGATGGCTACTTCAAGGGCGACATGTACCCCAATGGACCCTGGCGTCCAGAGACAGGCGTGCAGCGCGGGAGCGTTCAGTATCTGTTCAAATATCCTGGCGATCCGCAGACCCCGGGCGTTGCCTCCACGGTCTCTCTGCCAGACTCGGCGCGGCTTGACCCACTCAAGACCGGCAACCAGCCCAGCATCATTTCCGTGCCGATCAGCTACCACGACGCCGCGCCTATTCTTGAAGCACTCAAAGGCCCCAGCGTTCCCGCAGGATGGCAGGGAGCGTTGAGCTTTCACTACCATCTTGGCGGAACTGGAGTGAGCATCCACCTGGTTTCTGACCAGGACTATAAAGTCCGCACCATCTGGGATGTGATCGGCAAAATTCCGGGTACGGATAACTCCGACGACTGGGTCGTTGCCGGGAATCACCGCGATGCATGGGTTTATGGAGCCGTCGATCCGAACAGCGGCACTGCGTCCATGCTGGAAGCAGTTCACGGCCTCGGCGTTCTGCTCAAGCAGGGTTGGAAGCCGAAACGCACCATCGTTATCGGTAGCTGGGATGCGGAAGAAGAAGGCCTCATTGGTTCGACGGAGTGGGTCGAGGAGCATGCCAAAGTTCTCGAACACGCCGTCGCTTACTTCAATGTGGACGTAGCTGTCGCCGGGCCGGATTTTGGTGCGGAAGCCGTGCCGTCGCTCAAGCAGTTCATTCGCGAAATCACCCACGAAGTTCCCAGCCCCAAAGGCGGCACGGTATACGACCAATGGAAACTTGAATCAGGCCATCAGCCAGGCGATGTCAACACAGGGCACGTTACCCGCTCCCACGCACCGGCTGAAGATGTCCGCGTCGGCGATCTAGGCTCCGGCTCGGATTACACACCGTTCCTGCAGCATGTCGGTGTTCCTTCGACGGATATCGGTTCGCATGGCGATTACGGCGTCTACCATTCGGTCTTCGACAACTACGCCTGGTATGTCCAGAATGCCGATCCCACCTTTGTCTATCTCCAGGAGATGGCTCGCATTCAAGGCCTTGAGATTCTTCACATGGCTGACGCCGACGTGCTGCCATACGACTACGTCACTTACGGCAAAGAAATCGTCTCCTATCTTCAGTCGGTGGAGCACATTCCCGGGGCAACGCTTGATTTTGCCGCCGCCGAAGCCGCTGCTGCCGGTTTCGTGCAAGCAGCTGAAGCTGTTCGCACGCGCCAATCGGCTCCGGGAATCGATGCGACCCAGCTCAATCGCCAATTACGCGCGACCGAGGCGGCCTTTATATCGGAGGCTGGTCTGCC